In the genome of Qipengyuania seohaensis, one region contains:
- a CDS encoding tryptophan halogenase family protein has protein sequence MTDPVRKILIVGGGSAGWMAAAYLSRALSDTVAIELVESEAVGTVGVGEATIPPIREFNRLAGIDEVEFVKATDATFKVGIEFENWGAPGDRYLHAFGHVGQELDAMVRLHHWWLLGKQAGGKDYPQWQELFLGRAAADLDRFAIDQRPGSELSRLLPHAYHFDSLSYGRYLRKIAEDRGVKRTEGQIVAIHRDPETGDVTGVSLDGGAMLEADFFIDCSGFRSLVLGEAMEVPFDDWSHWLPADRAVVVQTENEGAALSPITRATAHSVGWQWRIPLQSRTGNGHVYSSAFSSDDEARDRLLSTVSGALRGDPRLIRFKTGRRKNAWSGNVVGIGLAAGFLEPLESTSIHLVQASLERLVELFPTKAIDPLLRDRFNTQTQQEWEQVRDFVIAHYAVTQRDDSEFWRHCRTMELPEALSTILDLWRPHGSLAIDGGHLFQLSSWTSLLLGQNLEPDQPHPATARAQPQPIADRIAHIASSLRKSAEGLPDHRQFLARMAGTPS, from the coding sequence ATGACCGACCCTGTACGCAAGATATTGATCGTCGGCGGAGGCTCGGCTGGTTGGATGGCGGCGGCCTATCTGTCGCGCGCGCTCTCAGATACCGTGGCTATCGAACTCGTCGAAAGCGAAGCGGTAGGCACGGTGGGTGTTGGTGAGGCAACGATCCCGCCCATTCGCGAATTCAATCGCTTGGCCGGGATCGACGAGGTGGAGTTCGTCAAGGCTACGGACGCAACCTTCAAGGTGGGTATCGAGTTCGAGAACTGGGGCGCCCCAGGCGATCGATACCTCCACGCATTCGGCCATGTGGGCCAAGAACTCGACGCAATGGTTCGCCTCCATCATTGGTGGCTTCTGGGCAAGCAGGCCGGCGGGAAGGATTACCCGCAATGGCAGGAGCTTTTCCTCGGCCGGGCGGCAGCAGACCTGGATCGCTTCGCCATAGACCAGCGTCCGGGCAGCGAACTCTCGCGCCTCCTTCCCCACGCCTATCATTTCGATTCCCTCAGCTACGGTAGATATCTGCGCAAGATCGCCGAAGATCGCGGTGTGAAACGTACCGAAGGGCAGATCGTTGCGATCCACCGGGACCCGGAAACCGGAGACGTTACAGGCGTCAGCCTCGATGGCGGCGCAATGCTCGAAGCCGATTTCTTTATCGACTGCTCCGGTTTCCGCAGCCTTGTGCTTGGCGAAGCCATGGAGGTGCCTTTCGATGACTGGAGCCACTGGCTGCCAGCAGACCGCGCAGTGGTCGTGCAGACCGAAAACGAAGGCGCAGCGCTTTCGCCAATTACTCGCGCCACGGCCCATTCCGTTGGCTGGCAATGGCGAATCCCGCTCCAAAGCAGGACCGGGAATGGTCATGTCTATTCCAGCGCGTTTTCGAGCGATGACGAGGCGCGAGATCGCCTTCTGTCCACGGTTTCCGGGGCATTGCGCGGCGATCCCCGCCTGATCCGATTCAAGACGGGAAGGCGCAAGAATGCGTGGTCGGGAAACGTCGTTGGTATAGGTCTCGCAGCGGGCTTCCTCGAGCCGCTGGAGTCGACGAGCATCCATCTGGTCCAGGCCAGCCTCGAAAGACTGGTCGAGCTTTTCCCGACCAAGGCCATCGACCCCCTCCTGCGCGACCGCTTCAACACTCAGACGCAACAGGAATGGGAGCAGGTCCGGGACTTCGTGATCGCGCACTATGCGGTGACGCAGCGCGATGATTCCGAGTTCTGGCGTCATTGCCGGACGATGGAGCTACCCGAAGCCCTCTCGACGATCCTTGATCTATGGCGGCCTCACGGAAGTCTTGCCATCGATGGCGGACATCTCTTCCAGCTCAGTTCGTGGACATCGCTTTTGCTGGGCCAGAACCTTGAACCCGACCAGCCACATCCCGCCACCGCGCGGGCGCAACCCCAGCCAATCGCGGACCGGATCGCGCACATCGCCTCTTCCCTGCGCAAGAGCGCCGAAGGGCTGCCCGATCATCGCCAGTTCCTGGCCCGCATGGCCGGGACCCCGTCATAG
- a CDS encoding NAD-dependent succinate-semialdehyde dehydrogenase yields MSTIQTKNPATGENLQTYDLMSQSEAFGIVEAAHEAFLDWRKKTHEERAPYLRKIAEVLRDNADKFSDLMTREMGKLYKDGKTEIEICARICEYTADNGPDALADEERKHSGGKKRGIVTYSPIGVIYSVQPWNFPVYQPMRVLAANIMAGNAVILKHASICTGSGLLLRDLCLEAGLPKGLFDVILVDHDVSDKIIENDLIRGVTMTGSDGAGSHIGELAAKNLKKTVLELGSNDAYIVLEDADIDLAVKTCVQGRLYNNGETCVSAKRFVVTDAVYDEFVSAFVERMKSVKMGDPFDEDTQLGPVSGEEQFDTLVEQVGKSVEGGATLLCGGEPDKDRQGYYYPATVLVDCQPGTPAYDDELFGPVASIIRAKDDEDAMRIANDSRYGLGGGIFTKDEDKAIKLARDHFDTGMVRINSFGAADPNMPFGGVKDSGYGREHGGFGMKEFVNAKAIFLPS; encoded by the coding sequence ATGAGCACGATCCAGACCAAGAACCCCGCGACCGGGGAAAACCTGCAGACCTATGACTTGATGAGCCAGAGCGAAGCTTTCGGTATCGTCGAGGCTGCGCATGAAGCTTTCCTGGATTGGCGCAAGAAGACCCACGAGGAGCGCGCACCATACCTGCGCAAGATTGCCGAGGTCCTGAGGGATAACGCCGACAAGTTTTCGGACCTCATGACCCGCGAGATGGGCAAGCTCTACAAGGACGGAAAGACCGAGATCGAGATTTGCGCCCGCATCTGCGAATATACCGCAGACAACGGTCCCGATGCGCTTGCCGATGAAGAGCGCAAGCACAGCGGCGGCAAGAAACGCGGCATCGTCACCTATTCTCCGATCGGTGTCATCTACAGCGTGCAGCCGTGGAATTTCCCGGTTTACCAGCCCATGCGGGTCCTCGCCGCCAATATCATGGCTGGCAATGCCGTGATCCTCAAACATGCGTCGATCTGTACCGGCAGCGGCCTGTTGTTGCGTGACCTGTGTCTCGAAGCCGGGCTGCCCAAGGGCCTGTTCGATGTGATCCTTGTCGACCACGATGTTTCGGACAAGATCATCGAAAACGATCTTATCCGGGGAGTGACCATGACTGGAAGCGATGGCGCGGGCAGCCATATCGGCGAATTGGCCGCAAAGAACCTCAAGAAGACGGTTCTCGAACTCGGTTCGAACGACGCTTATATTGTGCTCGAAGATGCCGACATCGATCTTGCCGTGAAGACCTGCGTCCAAGGCAGGCTCTACAACAATGGCGAAACCTGCGTGTCTGCCAAGCGGTTCGTCGTGACCGACGCGGTCTACGACGAATTCGTATCGGCATTTGTCGAGCGCATGAAATCGGTCAAGATGGGCGATCCCTTCGACGAGGACACCCAGCTCGGCCCGGTGTCGGGCGAGGAACAGTTCGACACGCTCGTCGAACAGGTCGGCAAAAGCGTCGAGGGCGGGGCGACCCTGCTATGCGGCGGCGAACCGGATAAGGACCGGCAAGGATACTATTACCCAGCCACCGTCCTGGTCGACTGCCAACCGGGTACGCCAGCCTATGACGACGAACTCTTCGGCCCGGTAGCGTCCATCATTCGCGCGAAAGACGACGAAGACGCGATGCGGATCGCCAACGACAGCCGCTATGGACTCGGCGGCGGTATTTTCACCAAGGACGAAGACAAGGCGATCAAATTGGCCCGAGATCACTTCGACACCGGAATGGTCCGCATCAACTCCTTCGGGGCTGCTGATCCGAACATGCCGTTCGGCGGAGTGAAGGATTCAGGCTACGGCCGCGAACACGGCGGCTTCGGCATGAAGGAATTCGTCAACGCCAAGGCAATTTTCCTGCCTTCCTGA
- a CDS encoding tetratricopeptide repeat-containing sulfotransferase family protein — protein sequence MSGGRPVETVGGSLDEALAHGAALLQSDPSLALKQAQVILRKDGREPRALRLAAAAHRARGEADLAAKAELLAIDEARRYPLLAQAAKALNDGDFPAASELSAKHLKDFPGDLAAIVLSAESALGIGLHDKAIPMLKMVLDRAPRFAHASVLLVNGLMLSDQLAEARRVMKPLIAAAPDDIGLLTLQNRLLNAAGDFEGCVKVTQDLIDLRPKTPDFRADHADALRFVGRSDDAKDAYRKALELDPDHARSWWSLADLAPETLSDADIAFLSERLAAGSFKGEQEVNFHFALALGHHARKNFDEAFAHFEAGNRIRQQAEPFDADEFAHLMQRHLDHAASIGSVSTSADEKTSPLPLFIVGMPRAGSTLLERMLAQHDAIEPLGELQIVSHMVQRMMLTQGRDALPDTVAGLNETALGSMGTWYRNRAREMMRSKAGIVIDKMHMNWRHLPLILRMLPEAKIIDIRRDPKDCCWSNYRTLFARGHAASSEMEGIARFYRTYANFTDSLRELFPDRIKLVEYESLVDHPQEVLLEVSEFLGVSYYEAMLAFHQSSDAVATASSEQVRKPLNRKGIGAWKDYEAHLGPLSEALGELATS from the coding sequence ATGAGCGGCGGCCGGCCTGTCGAAACCGTCGGTGGTTCGCTCGACGAAGCCCTCGCCCACGGCGCTGCCTTGCTACAGTCCGATCCCTCGCTCGCACTGAAACAGGCGCAAGTCATCTTGCGCAAGGACGGGCGCGAGCCCCGGGCGCTCCGTCTTGCCGCAGCTGCCCACCGCGCGAGAGGCGAAGCCGATCTTGCGGCAAAGGCGGAGCTTCTCGCAATCGACGAGGCCCGCCGTTATCCGTTGCTGGCCCAGGCTGCCAAAGCCCTAAACGACGGCGATTTTCCTGCGGCGAGCGAACTATCCGCAAAGCATCTCAAGGATTTTCCAGGCGACCTTGCCGCGATAGTGCTTTCGGCAGAAAGCGCGCTGGGCATCGGACTGCACGACAAGGCGATCCCCATGTTGAAAATGGTGCTCGATCGTGCTCCGCGCTTTGCCCATGCCAGCGTACTGCTGGTCAACGGCTTGATGCTTTCCGACCAGTTGGCCGAGGCACGCCGGGTGATGAAACCGCTCATTGCTGCGGCTCCGGACGACATAGGCCTCCTGACGCTTCAAAATCGCCTACTGAATGCCGCCGGAGATTTCGAAGGCTGCGTGAAGGTGACGCAGGACCTGATCGACCTCAGGCCCAAAACGCCGGATTTCCGCGCCGATCATGCCGACGCGCTGCGCTTCGTCGGACGGAGCGACGACGCGAAGGACGCCTATCGCAAGGCGCTCGAACTCGATCCCGATCACGCGCGCTCGTGGTGGAGCCTGGCCGACCTCGCTCCCGAGACGCTGTCTGACGCCGATATCGCGTTTCTGTCGGAACGGCTCGCGGCTGGCAGCTTCAAAGGGGAACAAGAGGTCAATTTCCACTTTGCCCTCGCCCTGGGGCATCACGCCCGGAAGAATTTCGACGAAGCCTTCGCTCATTTCGAAGCGGGCAATCGGATCCGTCAGCAAGCCGAGCCATTCGACGCCGATGAATTCGCGCATTTGATGCAGCGGCATCTCGACCACGCAGCGTCAATCGGATCGGTTTCGACCAGCGCAGACGAGAAGACCTCTCCCCTCCCCCTGTTTATTGTCGGGATGCCACGTGCGGGATCGACCCTGCTCGAACGTATGCTTGCCCAGCACGACGCAATCGAACCTCTGGGAGAGCTTCAGATCGTGTCCCACATGGTTCAGAGAATGATGCTGACGCAAGGTCGCGACGCGCTACCGGACACGGTGGCCGGCCTCAACGAAACGGCGCTTGGCTCGATGGGAACATGGTACCGAAACCGGGCCCGCGAGATGATGCGCAGCAAGGCCGGTATCGTCATCGACAAGATGCATATGAACTGGCGGCACCTGCCATTGATCCTGCGCATGCTGCCAGAGGCAAAAATTATCGACATCCGGCGCGATCCTAAGGATTGCTGCTGGTCGAACTATCGCACGCTTTTCGCGCGTGGCCACGCGGCTTCCAGCGAGATGGAAGGCATTGCCCGTTTCTATCGCACCTACGCGAATTTCACCGATAGCCTTCGCGAGCTTTTTCCCGACAGGATCAAGCTGGTCGAATATGAGAGCCTTGTCGATCATCCACAGGAAGTGCTGCTCGAAGTATCTGAGTTTCTCGGCGTTTCGTATTACGAGGCCATGCTCGCCTTCCACCAATCGTCAGACGCGGTGGCAACGGCCAGCTCCGAACAGGTGCGCAAGCCTTTGAACCGCAAGGGGATCGGGGCATGGAAGGATTACGAAGCGCACCTTGGCCCCCTCTCCGAAGCCCTTGGCGAGCTGGCCACAAGCTGA
- a CDS encoding DUF11 domain-containing protein, protein MSTGKSVSVNTLFTMSAYVEDMVCAAAKYYRKIAMAWLAFVLAILMPAVASAQDETVDWANANAVSLTSFPSGTTVAGSDGTTATVDWGVTLNGTGSFTPAFATDFVSYFGGQIGNGQSPLFVGFNNASYDPGDKVTVTITLSRAVGNLRFSLDDIDAGNYVDAIEVYYDDDTAGVMSNAASNPAFWSIGSSVARTNDATVNGWRGVGGSDQFASDGTISFAFGEQAVRRIRVVYYSYTGTGDPGNQYLGLSDLTYQGPGADLSLSKALVGSPPVQGGTATWRLTVSNSVTSTQTPTGIVVRDTLPAGFSFVSSSGTGSFNSATGDWSVGSLAPGNSVSLTITGTVSSAPGSTITNTAQITASSANDPDSTVNNGVTTEDDYASFSFVVQSGNPPGIPPTLSCPAGSSVFDWDRITTWTPGSVDNSYAFSAFGNVRFQLTNNGTYINNAAFGGQSPTVANVFTGGLQPAQNSLTVLADQPNRSGVVQVTITLPRAFSGVQFSIYDVDFASGQFTDRVQVTGRNSGITVDPILTNGNVNTVSGNTATGTGASNSDQALGNVVVTFDQAVDTIVLTYGNAASAPVDPGQQGIGLHDITVCNPSTTLSVTKVSSVISDPINDVSNPKAIPGAIIEYLITVSNTGGVATDANSVVVTDDGPADAKMCLVSRTGGPVIFGAGSSNVSYTFSSLASATDSIAFSNDNAATFAYTPTADADGCDQAITDFRVVPSGAFSGGGSFTIRVRYKVD, encoded by the coding sequence ATGAGCACCGGCAAATCCGTCTCGGTAAACACACTGTTTACCATGTCTGCCTATGTCGAAGACATGGTTTGCGCAGCCGCGAAATATTACCGCAAGATCGCCATGGCTTGGCTGGCATTTGTTCTCGCAATTCTCATGCCAGCGGTCGCGAGTGCACAAGATGAGACCGTGGATTGGGCGAATGCAAACGCGGTTTCGCTGACATCCTTTCCAAGCGGCACCACGGTCGCTGGCTCGGACGGCACGACTGCAACGGTAGACTGGGGCGTGACGCTGAACGGAACGGGCTCGTTCACACCTGCGTTTGCGACCGATTTCGTCAGCTATTTCGGGGGACAGATCGGGAATGGCCAATCACCATTGTTCGTCGGCTTCAACAACGCGTCGTACGATCCGGGTGACAAGGTAACCGTCACCATCACGCTCAGCCGCGCGGTCGGCAACCTGCGGTTCTCTTTGGACGATATCGACGCCGGCAATTACGTTGATGCGATCGAAGTCTACTACGACGACGACACTGCGGGCGTGATGTCCAACGCTGCGAGCAACCCCGCTTTCTGGTCCATCGGCAGCTCCGTCGCGCGCACCAATGACGCAACCGTCAATGGCTGGCGCGGCGTCGGAGGATCGGACCAGTTTGCAAGCGACGGCACCATCTCGTTCGCATTCGGCGAGCAGGCGGTGCGCCGAATTCGCGTCGTCTACTACAGTTACACGGGGACGGGTGATCCGGGGAACCAGTATCTCGGCCTCTCCGACCTGACCTACCAGGGACCCGGAGCAGACCTTTCGCTTAGCAAGGCGCTCGTGGGATCGCCTCCTGTCCAGGGCGGGACGGCCACCTGGCGGCTGACGGTTTCGAACAGCGTCACTTCGACCCAAACGCCAACGGGTATCGTCGTGCGCGACACTCTGCCGGCGGGCTTCAGTTTCGTATCCTCGAGCGGAACGGGGAGCTTCAACTCCGCGACAGGCGACTGGTCGGTCGGTTCGCTGGCGCCGGGCAACAGTGTCAGTTTGACGATCACGGGCACTGTCTCATCGGCCCCAGGCTCCACGATAACCAATACAGCGCAGATAACGGCTAGCAGCGCCAACGATCCGGATTCGACTGTGAACAACGGCGTGACCACCGAAGACGACTACGCTTCTTTCAGCTTCGTCGTGCAGAGCGGCAATCCGCCTGGCATCCCACCGACACTCTCGTGTCCTGCGGGAAGTTCGGTTTTCGACTGGGATCGCATAACCACATGGACGCCGGGAAGCGTCGACAATTCCTACGCGTTCTCAGCCTTCGGGAATGTCAGGTTCCAGCTGACCAACAATGGAACCTACATCAATAATGCTGCATTCGGAGGGCAATCTCCTACCGTTGCCAATGTATTTACCGGCGGATTGCAGCCAGCGCAAAACAGCCTCACGGTCTTGGCCGATCAGCCGAACCGCAGTGGTGTCGTGCAGGTGACCATCACGCTACCCCGCGCATTCAGCGGCGTGCAGTTCTCGATTTACGACGTCGATTTCGCATCGGGCCAGTTTACCGATCGTGTTCAGGTCACGGGCAGAAATTCTGGCATTACAGTCGATCCGATCCTTACCAACGGTAACGTCAACACGGTATCCGGCAACACCGCGACCGGAACCGGCGCGTCGAATTCGGATCAGGCGCTCGGCAACGTTGTCGTGACTTTTGATCAGGCGGTGGACACGATCGTCCTGACCTACGGCAATGCAGCCAGCGCCCCGGTCGATCCCGGGCAACAGGGCATTGGTCTGCACGACATTACGGTCTGCAATCCTTCCACGACCCTGTCGGTGACGAAAGTCAGCTCGGTGATTTCAGACCCGATCAACGATGTTTCGAACCCGAAGGCTATCCCCGGCGCGATAATCGAATATCTGATCACGGTGTCGAATACCGGTGGCGTAGCGACCGATGCCAACAGCGTGGTTGTAACCGACGACGGCCCCGCGGATGCAAAAATGTGTCTTGTCTCCAGGACTGGCGGACCGGTGATCTTCGGCGCAGGCAGTTCGAACGTCAGCTATACCTTCAGCAGTCTGGCGTCGGCCACGGATAGCATCGCATTTTCAAACGATAATGCCGCGACATTCGCCTATACCCCGACCGCCGACGCGGACGGATGCGACCAGGCAATTACCGATTTCCGCGTTGTGCCCAGCGGGGCTTTCTCCGGCGGTGGGAGCTTTACAATCAGGGTTCGCTATAAAGTTGATTAG
- a CDS encoding PQQ-dependent sugar dehydrogenase — MRRFPTLLAMTAGLLLTACSNQGASDAGEKTSQLAGRVDAGAIDYEIQTVADGLDHPWSLAFLPDGNMLVTERKGKLLLVGADGTKRTIRDFNDNGDFADVHHGDGIQAGLFDVVLHPDFAANRLVYVSFAGKVGDGKNTLFLMRFRYDAGELTNGEQLFAASPARIQGNHYGARFIFLPDGTLLMPVGDAFHYREKAQELDNHFGKIVRLNDDGSVPADNPFVGREGALPEIWSYGHRNPQGIILAQDGRVLENEHGPAGGDEINHINRGANYGWPTVTYALDYSGGRVSPFEALEGTEQSLVHFTPSIAPSGFAQYGGEAFPDWKGDLFLSALALRHVRHVSMNADGSLGEQSELFGELDVRFRDVRSGPDGYLYLLTEEPESGSRILRVAPKGSGAEKQRAK, encoded by the coding sequence ATGCGCCGCTTTCCGACACTGCTGGCTATGACTGCCGGGCTGTTATTGACCGCGTGTTCGAACCAGGGCGCGTCGGATGCGGGCGAGAAGACCAGCCAGCTTGCCGGGCGCGTAGACGCCGGTGCTATCGACTACGAAATTCAGACGGTCGCCGATGGCCTCGATCACCCCTGGTCACTCGCATTTCTGCCCGATGGCAATATGCTGGTGACGGAGCGCAAGGGAAAGCTTCTGCTGGTCGGAGCGGATGGAACAAAGCGAACGATTCGCGACTTCAACGACAACGGCGATTTTGCCGATGTCCATCACGGCGATGGCATACAGGCTGGCCTGTTCGATGTGGTTCTGCATCCCGATTTCGCCGCGAACCGCCTCGTATACGTTTCCTTCGCCGGAAAGGTAGGAGACGGCAAAAACACGCTATTCCTGATGCGCTTTCGATATGACGCCGGTGAATTGACGAATGGCGAGCAACTCTTCGCTGCGTCACCCGCCCGCATTCAGGGTAACCACTACGGCGCGCGTTTCATTTTTCTGCCAGATGGCACCTTGCTGATGCCGGTAGGAGACGCCTTCCATTACCGCGAAAAAGCGCAGGAACTCGATAATCATTTTGGCAAGATTGTCCGCCTTAATGATGATGGCAGCGTCCCGGCGGATAACCCCTTTGTGGGCCGGGAAGGCGCGCTGCCGGAAATCTGGTCCTACGGTCATCGCAACCCGCAAGGGATCATTCTCGCCCAGGACGGCCGCGTGCTGGAAAACGAGCATGGCCCCGCTGGGGGCGACGAAATCAACCACATCAACCGCGGCGCGAACTACGGCTGGCCGACCGTGACTTACGCGCTTGATTATTCGGGCGGTCGGGTCTCGCCCTTCGAAGCGTTGGAGGGGACCGAGCAATCTCTAGTCCATTTCACGCCTTCCATCGCGCCATCGGGCTTCGCGCAATACGGTGGCGAGGCGTTTCCCGATTGGAAGGGCGACCTCTTCCTCTCCGCTCTTGCGCTCCGCCATGTGCGGCATGTGAGCATGAATGCCGACGGATCGCTCGGAGAGCAGAGTGAATTGTTCGGCGAGCTCGATGTCCGTTTCAGGGACGTGCGATCAGGGCCCGACGGTTACCTCTACCTGCTGACCGAAGAACCGGAATCAGGAAGCCGGATCCTGCGCGTGGCGCCCAAAGGCAGCGGAGCCGAAAAGCAGCGGGCGAAATAG
- a CDS encoding SDR family oxidoreductase — protein MKILIAGSTGNTGLRLTRQLMEAGHEPIAMHRASSDISKLPDGVATREADLTQLDDDICAGVDAVVFAAGSGGDTSEEMTDKVDRDGAIALIDHAKAANVQRFVMLSSIGADAPDPDSDLFHYLKAKHDADEHLQASGLEYSIVRPVALTDDDGDRDVKLGDDVDPEGTAARGDVAAVLARAVSDDALRNKAYRMESVG, from the coding sequence ATGAAAATCCTCATCGCTGGCTCCACCGGCAACACCGGACTCCGTTTAACCCGACAGCTGATGGAGGCCGGCCACGAACCGATTGCGATGCATCGCGCCTCCTCCGATATTTCGAAGCTGCCCGACGGTGTAGCGACGCGTGAGGCCGATCTGACGCAGTTGGACGACGATATTTGCGCAGGCGTCGATGCAGTGGTCTTCGCGGCCGGCTCGGGCGGCGATACGAGCGAGGAAATGACCGACAAGGTTGATAGAGATGGCGCAATCGCCCTCATCGATCATGCCAAGGCAGCCAATGTACAGCGCTTCGTGATGCTGAGCTCTATCGGGGCGGACGCTCCGGACCCGGACTCCGACCTGTTCCACTACCTGAAGGCAAAGCATGACGCAGACGAGCATCTGCAGGCATCGGGCCTCGAATATTCGATCGTCCGGCCGGTCGCACTCACCGACGATGACGGCGATCGGGATGTGAAGCTCGGCGACGATGTCGATCCAGAAGGAACGGCAGCACGCGGGGATGTAGCGGCAGTGCTGGCCCGTGCGGTCAGCGACGACGCCTTGCGTAACAAGGCCTACAGGATGGAAAGCGTCGGCTGA